The Prochlorococcus marinus str. MIT 9301 genome segment AACAATAGGTTATGGTTCGCCTAATAAATCAGATACTGCTGGAATTCATGGAGCAGCTGTTGGAGAAGAAGAAGCTGCTTTAACTAGAGAGTTTCTAAATTGGGAATATCCTCCATTTGAAATACCAGATGAAGTATATGCCCATTTTAGAAAATCAATAGACAAAGGAGGAAGCCTAGAGAAAGAATGGGATTCTAAATTTGAAGAATATCAAAGCAAATATCCTTCTGAAGGAGCCGAGTTAAACAGAATGTTGAAAGGACAATTACCTGAGAATTGGGACTCAGATCTCCCTTCTTATACACCAGAAGATAAGGGTTTAGCAACCAGAAAGCATTCGCAAATATGTCTGGGTGCTCTAGGTCCTAACCTACCCGAATTAATTGGTGGTTCAGCAGATTTAACTCACTCCAACTACACAGATATCAAGGGAGAATCCGGGTCATTCCAGCCTCATAGTCCTGAAAAAAGATATTTGCACTTTGGTGTGCGAGAGCATGCAATGGCAGCTGTACTTAATGGAATTGCCTATCACAATAGTGGTCTTATTCCTTATGGTGGAACCTTCCTTGTTTTCGCTGATTATATGAGAGGTTCAATGAGACTTTCGGCACTAAGCGAACTAGGAGTGATCTATGTATTAACCCATGATTCAATTGGTGTAGGAGAAGACGGCCCAACACATCAACCTATTGAAACTATCCCTTCTCTTCGTGCTATGCCTAACATGCTAGTTTTCAGACCAGGAGATGGAAATGAGACAAGTGGTGCTTATAAGCTTGCTATTCAAAATCGAAAAAGACCTTCTGCCCTTTGTTTAAGTAGACAAGGAATGCCAAATCAAGAAAACACTTCGATCGACAAAGTTGCTCTTGGAGGATACGTAGTTTCCGATTGCGAAGGAACACCAGATCTAATATTTATTGGTACTGGAAGCGAACTGAATCTTTGCATTGAAGCAAGTAAGGAAATTTCAAGCTTAGGGAAAAAGGTTAGAGTTGTTTCTATGCCATGTGTAGAACTTTTCGAAGAGCAAGAAGATTCTTACAAAGAAAGTGTTTTACCAAGTAGTGTGAAAAAGAGAGTTGTGGTAGAAGCTGCCCATTCATTTGGTTGGCATAAATATACAGGTTTTGATGGAATTTGTATTACTATGGATAGGTTTGGTGCATCAGCACCAGGTGGAGAATGTATGAAAAATTTTGGATTTACAGTCGAAAACGTAGTTAATAAGACGAAGGAAATTCTATAACTATTAATAATTGATAACTAAGCTGAAGTACTACATTCTTCAAGTTTATCTTTTAACTGATCAAGAGATTCATCTGAAATCTTTGAATTCATTGGACAATGTTTTGGACCACACATTGAACAAAACTCAGCCTTTTTAAAGATTTCTTCAGGTAGTGTTTCATCATGGTACTGCTTTGCCCTCTCTGGATCTAAAGAAAGTTCGAATTGTTTATTCCAATCAAAGTTATACCTTGCATGACTAAGTTCATCATCTCTATCACGAGCACCAGCTCTATGTCTTGCTATATCAGCAGCGTGAGCGGCTATTTTATAAGCAATTAATCCTTCTCGTACATCTTCTGCATTTGGGAGGCCTAGATGTTCTTTTGGGGTTACGTAACATAACATAGACGTTCCATACCATCCTGCCATAGCCGCCCCAATAGCACTTGAAATATGGTCATAACCAGGAGAAATATCTGTAACTAATGGACCAAGTACATAGAAAGGAGCTTCTGAACATTCTTCCATTTGCTTTCTCACATTAAACTCAATTTGGTCCATAGGTACATGACCAGGGCCCTCAACCATTACTTGAACATTATGTTCCCATGCTCTTCGAGTAAGCTCACCTAAGGTCTTCAATTCAGCTAGTTGAGCATCATCAGAAGCATCATGCAAACATCCAGGCCTTAGTGAATCTCCTAGAGAAAAAGTACAATCATATTTCTTAAAAATCTCACAGATATCATCAAACCTTGTATAGAGGGGATTTTGCTTAAAATGATGTAGCATCCATTGAGCTAAAATACCTCCCCCTCTACTGACAATTCCAGTGATTCTTCCTTTAACTTTTGGTAAATGCTCTATTAATAGACCAGCATGAATAGTTTGATAATCTACTCCTTGCTGGCAATGTTTTTCAATAATATGAAGAAAATCGTCTTCTGTTAGTCTATCGATTGAACCATGTACACTTTCTAATGCTTGATAAACAGGAACAGTTCCTATGGGAACTGGAGATTCTTGAATAATTGCTTGCCGCACTTCATCTAAATTTACTCCTCCCGTAGAAAGATCCATAACCGTATCAGCACCATATTTTACAGCTAGTTTAAGCTTTTCTACTTCTTCATTTATATCACTTGCATTGGGAGAAGCACCAATATTGGCATTAACTTTGCATCGAGAAGCAACCCCTATAGACATTGGCTCAAGATTCAAATGATTAATATTAGCTGGAATAATTAATCTTCCTCTTGCCACTTCCTCCATTATTAAAGAAGGAGGTAGATTCTCTTTTTTAGCAACAAAATCCATTTCTTCGGTGATATATCCGTTTCTCGCAAAGTTCATCTGAGTTACATTGTCTTTCCCAAGGCGAGGCTTAATCCAAGAACTTCTCATAATTTCCTAATTTTAAAAGTATTATTACTAAAGTTTGATCAAATCTCCACTTCCCTGCTTCAAAATTAATGATTCAGGTTCAAAGGGTATGATCTCAGCTAAGTTAAATTTCTTAGCACCCCTAGTATTAACCTTATTATTAGCTCTTTTCTAAAAAATAGTCATCTCATATTGCGGGAAAATAAATAAAACAGTTTATTTAACTTTTTTTATAAGACTTAATCTTGTTTAAAATATCTTTTCTATCCAATTGTCTGCTAATAACCCGCTCCAAAATAATTAGGATCCCCATTAAGCCAATAGGCAAATAAAAAATCTTCCTAGAATTATCCCTAAATATCAATCCCATAGAAGATATAAGGATCATGAAAGGAGCCACAAAAGATAAAATAAATCTTTTATTAATTTTCATGTTCAAATAGTATTAATTTTTTCATTGTTTAATTTTACTATGGATTCTGTTATGACTTTAATTCCAACAGCAATCGCTCTTTCATCCGGATTAAATTTAGAACTATGAAGAGGAGCACATCCATTTGAATTAGAAACGCCAAGCCTAAACATGGCTCCTGGAATATCATTTAAGAATTCAGCAAAATCCTCCGCTCCTAATGATGGTTTTTGTAATTCGATAACATTTTCTTGACCCAAAACCTTAATTCCCGAATCTCTGAGGACTCTATTAATTTCAGAATTATTATTAACTGCCGGAGTGATTTCTCTAAATCTTACTTTTGCTTCAGCTCCGCAACCATTGGCTAAAGAAGTGATATTTTCATTTAGCCAATTACCAATATTCGTAAATACTTTACGATTAGTACATCTAACTGTACCAACTAAATTAACCTTCTCTGCAAGAACATTGAATGCATTACCACCATTTATCTTCCCAAAAGTTATTACTATAGGATCTAAAGGGTCTAACTTCCGTGTTATTGATTCTTGAATTCCCGAGACAACTTTAGAGGCTACCCAAATGGCATCAACCCCTTCATGAGGTCGAGCACCATGGCCTGATTTTCCTTTAATCTCAACATTAAGTTCTGCAGCAGCTGCAGTTAAACTTCCCTCTTTGATGCCAATAGTCCCTACAGATAAATCGGGGTAGACATGAACTCCCAAAATATTGGTTAAACCATTAGTTGCACCATCTTTAATCATCCATCTAGCTCCACTTGCAATTTCTTCAGCTGGCTGAAAAATTATCCGAGTCCCAAAATTTAGTTTTAAATCCTTAATAATTTTTGCCACACCCAATCCAATCGAGATGTGCAAATCGTGACCACAGGCATGCATAACACCATCTACTTTTGAAGAAAAACTTAGTTTAGTTTCCTCAAATATTGGCAAAGCATCCATATCCACTCTTAAGCCTATAATACCGTTTTCTACGGGCCCAAAATCAGCGATAACTCCAGTCCTGCCTATAGATTCTCTAACATTCCAACCTATATTTTTTAAAAAACCACTGATCAAAATTGCTGTTTGATTTTCAAGTCCACTTAATTCCGGATGTGCATGGATATGTCTTCTTAAATGAATTAATTCATCAGTAAACGAATCAATTTTTTTATGAAACTGATCTCTATTCATTACTTATTTTAAATCGATAAAATTCATTAAATCTTTAATTGGTTGTGGAGGCCATCTTCTTATTGTTTTTAGCCATTCTTCATCACCATATCTAGGATCTAATTCAGTTACCGCTATCCAATTACTCTCTGCTTTCCCAGATTCACCCTTTGACCAATTCAAGGCTGTTAAAGCTGCCCTAGCATCTGCAAAAGTTGGATAACGTCTTATTAATTTTTTTAATTCTTTTTCAGATTCATCAATATTCCCCAACTGAAAATCTGCTAACGCCACACTTGACCTAGCCATGGCAAATCCAGGATTATATAAAGCAGCTTTTGAAAATAAATCTCTTGCTTTATCCCAATGTGAAGTAGATCCTTCTACATTAGCCAAATTATATAATGCAGAGAAGTTTTTACTATCTTGCGAAATAACAAACATATAATCTTTTTTCGCTTGCGACCATAAACCCAATGCTTCTTCTGCGATTCCCCTGTTGATGTAAGGATCTATTTCACTAGGATTTAAACTTATTGCCTTATTTTGGTCATCTATTGATCCGTTAACATCTCCTATAACAAGTCTTACGTTACCTCTATTGCTATAACCTGCAGCATCATCAGGATAAGAATCGAGATATTGATTCCATTCTTGTAAAGCGAGATTAAATTTTCCGCCTGAACTTAGATCTAATGCATCTTTAAACAAATCCCCTCTCAAAGATAATGAATAGCATGGTGCAATATAAAAAATATTCAAAAAAATAAAAATCAATAAAAAACAAACCTTTACTTTTCTAAAAGTCATCATTTTTTGAATCAATGTACTTTTTTCCTAAAGCAGTAAGCAATCTTCCTCGAGGAGTTCTAGTGAGGAAACCAATTTTTATAAGATATGGCTCAACTACAAATTCTAACATTGAAGAATCATCACCCAAGCCTGCTGCAATTGAATCAAGGCCAATTGGAATATTATTGTTTTGGTTAATAAAAGATAAATAGTGTCTATCTAAAGAATCCAATCCTTTATCATCTATTTGGTAAGAATTTAAGGCTTTTTTTATTAAATTCACGGAGATAGTATTGGTTTTCATAACAACTTGAGCATAATCTCTCACTCGTCTTAATAACCTTAAAGCAATTCTTGGAGTCCCTCGAGATATCTTTGCTAAATCATAGGATGCTTCATCATCTAAATTGAGATTTATTAATCGGGAGAAATTAAGAAGAATTTGTTTTAATTCATCATAATTATAAAATTCAATTTTCTGAGATATACCAAATCTATCTCTTAGAGGTGCACTTATTGAGGCTAATTTAGTTGTCGCGCCAATCAGAGTAAACCTAGGAAGATTAATTGTTCTGCAACGGGTTCCTTTGTTAGCTCCCATAGTTAAATCGAGTCTAAAATCTTCCATTGCAGAATACAACAACTCTTCAGTTAACCTATTTAAGCGATGTATCTCATCGATAAATAAAACTTCACCTTCTTTTAATCCAAGAAGTAAACCTACAATATCTCTTGGTCTTTCAATTGCTGGTGCAGTAGCTATCTTACATTTTGTATTCAATTCATGGGCTATCAAAAAAGCAAGAGTCGTCTTACCTAGACCAGGCTGTCCATATAAAAGAATATGTTCCAAGGGTTCTTTTCTAAAAATTGATGCATCTATAGCTATTCTTAAAGAAGATTTAAGTTGTTCTTGGCCAATAAATTCTTTTAAAGTAAGAGGCCGGGCCAAGTTAAGATTATTATTTCTCTTTTCTTCTGGAATGATTTTTGAATCAACTAACCTCAGCTCTTTTTTCCGAAGAGGTAAGTCATTATCGCCTATATTAGAGGATATTATTGCCATAATGAAAGGTTAATTGCAATTGTTCTGAGTAGAAAGACTTTTTACAACTAAAATGGCAAAAAATTCAAAAAAAGTTAAAAGCAATACTAATAAAGCAAATAATTTTAAACTTCTAGCTGAGAATAGATATGCAAAATTTCAATATGCAATATCTGAGACAATCGAAGCTGGAATTGAGCTTTTAGGGACTGAAGTAAAGTCCATTAGAAACGGAAAAGCAAATTTAAGAGACGGATACTGTTCATTCAGGGATGGTGAGATCTTATTATTAAATGTTCACATTTCACCACATAAAAATGTGGGATCTTTCTTTAATCATGATCCATTAAGAAATAGAAAGTTGCTATTACATAAAAAAGAAATAATAAAAATGAAATCTAATACTGAAAAAAAAGGAATGACTATTGTTCCATTATCTCTTTATTTAAAAGGTTCATGGATAAAAATAACTTTAGGAGTCGGAAAAGGGAAAAAATTGCATGATAAACGACAAGACGAGAAACAAAAAAGTATTAAAAAAGAAATCAACTCTGCACTAAAAAGATAAAAATATTATGCACAATTATTGAGACTATCAATCTAAAGTGACTGAATTTGGAGGTGGGGAAGGATCTGGATCTGCAATTAACATATGCTGTAATACAGTTTCAGGCCTCTCACTATCTCTCCAGCGAATTTTGTATGCAGGCATTTTTGTTCCCCTACTTGTAGTTTGCTCTACTGGTTCAATAACCCATCCTCTTCTTGATCGGCCTTGAGGATTTCTTTTTACTACTGCATCCGCATGTTTGAAACGGAAACCAACACGTTCACCACTCATTTAAAAAATTTCGTATTGGAATAATTTATCTATTTTACTTCATTCAAGGGTAATTTTTCACTTTTTTTGGAAGATATTTCTGGTTTTAACAATGGGAAAGGGATTACATCTCTAATCGATGCGCTGTTAGTAATTAACATAATTAATCTATCAATGCCTATGCCTAATCCTCCAGTAGGCGGCATACCAATCTCTAAAGCATTCAAGAAATCTTCATCTATACAGTGAGCCTCCAGATCTCCTTTATCTCTAAGAGATTGCTGTAATTGCATTCTTTCTCTTTGATCGACTGGATCTATTAACTCACTAAACGCATTTGCCAGCTCTCGACCAACAATGAATAGTTCAAATCTCTGAACTATTTCTTTATTATCAAAATGAGGCCTAGCTAAAGGAGAAATTTCAACAGGATAATCGATAACAAAAGTGGGTTCTATAAGTTTTGATTCAACTTTTTGCTCGAAGACCTCATTTAAAAGTCTTCCAATAGTATTTACTTTATTAGAGAAATCAACATTTATATTTTTAACGGCTTTTTTTGCTGCTAGAAAGTCTCCGTTGAAAGAATGAAAATCAATCCCTGTATATTTTTTGACAATATCTTTCATGGATATTCTTAACCAAGGTTTTGAAAAATCAATTTCTTTATTTTGATAATTTATAGTTAAAGACCCACAGGCATCAGCTAGAATATCTTTAATCAATTCTTCAGTTAAATTCATCATATCGACATAATCAGAATAAGCTTCATAAATTTCAACTGAGGTGAATTCAGGATTATGTCTTGTACTTATCCCCTCATTACGAAAGATTCTTCCTAATTCATATACTTTCTCAAATCCTCCAACAACCATTCTTTTTAAATGTAATTCTGTCGCTATTCTTAGATAAAGCGGAATATCTAAGGTATTGTGATGAGTTATAAATGGTCTTGCTTCGGCACCACCAGCTTCAGATTGCAGAATTGGAGTCTCTATCTCTAAAAAATTTCTATTATCTAACCATTTTCTTATAAAACTTATACATTTTGCTCTTGTTTTAAATACATTTTTAGAGTGAGGATTCACTATTAAATCTAGATAACGTTGTCTATATCTTTTTTCAATATCGGTCAATCCATGCCATTTATCTGGCAATGGTTGTAATGATTTCGATAACATTTCCCATTTTTCTACTTTAATTGAAAGCTCGCCTTTATTAGTTTTTTTAATAGTTCCGTATACGCCTATCCAATCACCAATGTCTACTATTTCCTTGATATCTTCAAAAGAGAGTAATTTTTGTTTTTCTAAATTTAAATTAATAATCCTTTTTTCTAGATAAAGCTGAATCTGGCCATCCTGATCGCTTATTGTAAAAAAGGCAATTTTACCCATTACCCTTTTTGCCATTACTCTACCAGCCAGAGAAACACTGAAGTTTTCCTCTTGACCATTTTCTAAATAATCAAATTTTTGAATAAGAAAACTGGTAGTATGTGATACCCTAAAACTCTGCGCGTAAGAAGCAAAACCTTTACTAACGAGTGAACTAGCTTTTTGTAAGCGTGCTTCTTTTATTTCAGACAAAATTTATTTAAATATATTTGTTTTATTTAATAAAATTATCAAACTATGGCTCAACTTGCCAAAGATGTTGCTGTTTCACCAACTCTCTGGGATGCGTAACCAATCCCTCTAACAGTTAATATTAATTCTGGATTTCTTGGATCTGGTTCCAACTTACCTCTTAATCTAGCAACGTATACATCTACAACTCTTAAATCAGCAGCTCTACGAGGAGGATAACCCCACAGCTGTTCTAATATTTCTGCTCGCGGTACAACTTTCCCAGGCTCATCAAATAATAATTCTAGGAGACTAAATTCAGTATAAGTTAGACTAATTCTATCTCCAGCTCTAGAAACTTGTCTGCGATTAGTATCAACAACTAAACTTCCAAATTTCATAACTCCTTTACCTGAAGGAACTTCTTTGGTTTCAGTAACCGATATACTTGGGCCCATTCTTCTCAAAATAGTAGCTATCCTAGCCTCTAACTCTTTTGGACTAAATGGTTTAGATAAGTAATCATCAGCCCCTAAATCCAAGCCTGCGACTCTCTCTGAAATAGCCTCTAGAGCGGTTAAAAATATTATTGGTACTACTGATTCAGCTCTAATTCTTCTACAAACAGCAAATCCATCCATTTTTGGAAGCATAACATCAAGAACTATTAAATCTGGCGAATCCCTGTGGAAAGATTCAATAGCTTCTTCGCCATTAGTGGCTGAATAAACTTGATATCCAGCTAGTTGAAGCCTTGTAACTAATACCTTCAAAACTGCTGGTTCATCATCAACAACTAAAATTCTTGCTTTTGACATAGTTAAAAAAGATTTCTCGATATTTCAAAGCAAAGAACTATTGCATTGAATATTTATTCTAACAATTAAAAATATAACATTACGAACCCTCATAGAGATATTTCGAGGGTTTAAAAAAAATTCAAAATAATTTGAAGATAAAATTTTTCAAGGCACTTTTTGATTTTTGAAAAAATTTATTCATGCAATTTTATTCTTGAAAATTTAAACATTCTTAAAAGTTGAGAGCAAATAAAGGGAGCCAACAAACCTGTCAAAAAAACTTCAGATAAGATATTTTTAATACCTGATATAAACATTAAAGAGTAACTTTCTGAAAAATTTTTAAACAAAATTTGTGAAAGGTGAAAAGTTCCGCATAAAAAACTTCCAAAAGAACAAATCAAACCATGCCTAAAATGACCCACCAACATATCATTATTTAATTTAATTCTCCCAAACAAAAATCCACAAAACATTAAGCCTGGTATTTGAGAGAAATTATTATCTAAAGTTAAAGAATCTAAAATTAGACCTAAAAACAAACCAAATACTAATCCATTAACTGATCCATTAATCATTGACCAGGGCAATAACCAAAATAACGGCCAATATGGCTGAACTCCTAAAAATCCAAGCCAATTAGGATGCCACAAAAAGATAATAGGAATAAAAATGAAGCTTATTATAGATAATTTGTTTGTAAAAATTTTATTCATTAAATATTTTTTCTCAAAATTTGCACCCAATCAATTATGTTAGGTTTTGCTAAAAGCGAAATTTTTGCCGTTTTTTTTGATTGCAATGTCTTATCTATAGATTGGACAATCCCAATGGGGATATTTGGAGGTAATAAAGAACTAGCAGGAGAGGATGATACATAATCTCCGACTTTTATATCAGCATCTTTTGAATACAGTATTAGGCTAGGATGATCATCGCCTGAACCAACCAATAGTCCATTAGTTTGACTTCTATCAACCCATACTCCTAATTTACTCTCTGGAGAAGTTAATAATATTACTGAAGAAGTAAATAGAGAAGTATTGTTTACTCTTCCTAATAATCCACCTGGACCAGTAACAATATTACCAATTTCCACTCCATCTTTTGAACCTTTGTTTAAAGTTATTTGTCTCCACCAACCTCCTGTTTTTCTCGAAATAACTGCTGCTGAAATATTTTCATTATTAGATGATTCTTGAAGAGATAAAATTTTA includes the following:
- the tkt gene encoding transketolase, coding for MVAASVSLESLCVNSIRMLAVDAVNKSNSGHPGLPMGCAPMGYALWQNILNHNPNNPKWFNRDRFVLSAGHGCMLLYSLLHLTGYKSVSIDDIKEFRQWGSKTPGHPETFETEGVEVTAGPLGAGISNAVGLAIAETHLAAKFNKPDCKIVDHYTYVIMGDGCNQEGIASEACSLAGHLKLGKLIALYDDNQITIDGRTDVSFTEDVLKRYEAYGWHVQHVEDGNHDVKGITEAIEKAKLITDKPSIIKISTTIGYGSPNKSDTAGIHGAAVGEEEAALTREFLNWEYPPFEIPDEVYAHFRKSIDKGGSLEKEWDSKFEEYQSKYPSEGAELNRMLKGQLPENWDSDLPSYTPEDKGLATRKHSQICLGALGPNLPELIGGSADLTHSNYTDIKGESGSFQPHSPEKRYLHFGVREHAMAAVLNGIAYHNSGLIPYGGTFLVFADYMRGSMRLSALSELGVIYVLTHDSIGVGEDGPTHQPIETIPSLRAMPNMLVFRPGDGNETSGAYKLAIQNRKRPSALCLSRQGMPNQENTSIDKVALGGYVVSDCEGTPDLIFIGTGSELNLCIEASKEISSLGKKVRVVSMPCVELFEEQEDSYKESVLPSSVKKRVVVEAAHSFGWHKYTGFDGICITMDRFGASAPGGECMKNFGFTVENVVNKTKEIL
- the thiC gene encoding phosphomethylpyrimidine synthase ThiC, translating into MRSSWIKPRLGKDNVTQMNFARNGYITEEMDFVAKKENLPPSLIMEEVARGRLIIPANINHLNLEPMSIGVASRCKVNANIGASPNASDINEEVEKLKLAVKYGADTVMDLSTGGVNLDEVRQAIIQESPVPIGTVPVYQALESVHGSIDRLTEDDFLHIIEKHCQQGVDYQTIHAGLLIEHLPKVKGRITGIVSRGGGILAQWMLHHFKQNPLYTRFDDICEIFKKYDCTFSLGDSLRPGCLHDASDDAQLAELKTLGELTRRAWEHNVQVMVEGPGHVPMDQIEFNVRKQMEECSEAPFYVLGPLVTDISPGYDHISSAIGAAMAGWYGTSMLCYVTPKEHLGLPNAEDVREGLIAYKIAAHAADIARHRAGARDRDDELSHARYNFDWNKQFELSLDPERAKQYHDETLPEEIFKKAEFCSMCGPKHCPMNSKISDESLDQLKDKLEECSTSA
- a CDS encoding amidohydrolase — encoded protein: MNRDQFHKKIDSFTDELIHLRRHIHAHPELSGLENQTAILISGFLKNIGWNVRESIGRTGVIADFGPVENGIIGLRVDMDALPIFEETKLSFSSKVDGVMHACGHDLHISIGLGVAKIIKDLKLNFGTRIIFQPAEEIASGARWMIKDGATNGLTNILGVHVYPDLSVGTIGIKEGSLTAAAAELNVEIKGKSGHGARPHEGVDAIWVASKVVSGIQESITRKLDPLDPIVITFGKINGGNAFNVLAEKVNLVGTVRCTNRKVFTNIGNWLNENITSLANGCGAEAKVRFREITPAVNNNSEINRVLRDSGIKVLGQENVIELQKPSLGAEDFAEFLNDIPGAMFRLGVSNSNGCAPLHSSKFNPDERAIAVGIKVITESIVKLNNEKINTI
- a CDS encoding tetratricopeptide repeat protein, with amino-acid sequence MMTFRKVKVCFLLIFIFLNIFYIAPCYSLSLRGDLFKDALDLSSGGKFNLALQEWNQYLDSYPDDAAGYSNRGNVRLVIGDVNGSIDDQNKAISLNPSEIDPYINRGIAEEALGLWSQAKKDYMFVISQDSKNFSALYNLANVEGSTSHWDKARDLFSKAALYNPGFAMARSSVALADFQLGNIDESEKELKKLIRRYPTFADARAALTALNWSKGESGKAESNWIAVTELDPRYGDEEWLKTIRRWPPQPIKDLMNFIDLK
- the ruvB gene encoding Holliday junction branch migration DNA helicase RuvB, which produces MAIISSNIGDNDLPLRKKELRLVDSKIIPEEKRNNNLNLARPLTLKEFIGQEQLKSSLRIAIDASIFRKEPLEHILLYGQPGLGKTTLAFLIAHELNTKCKIATAPAIERPRDIVGLLLGLKEGEVLFIDEIHRLNRLTEELLYSAMEDFRLDLTMGANKGTRCRTINLPRFTLIGATTKLASISAPLRDRFGISQKIEFYNYDELKQILLNFSRLINLNLDDEASYDLAKISRGTPRIALRLLRRVRDYAQVVMKTNTISVNLIKKALNSYQIDDKGLDSLDRHYLSFINQNNNIPIGLDSIAAGLGDDSSMLEFVVEPYLIKIGFLTRTPRGRLLTALGKKYIDSKNDDF
- the smpB gene encoding SsrA-binding protein SmpB — encoded protein: MAKNSKKVKSNTNKANNFKLLAENRYAKFQYAISETIEAGIELLGTEVKSIRNGKANLRDGYCSFRDGEILLLNVHISPHKNVGSFFNHDPLRNRKLLLHKKEIIKMKSNTEKKGMTIVPLSLYLKGSWIKITLGVGKGKKLHDKRQDEKQKSIKKEINSALKR
- the lysS gene encoding lysine--tRNA ligase yields the protein MSEIKEARLQKASSLVSKGFASYAQSFRVSHTTSFLIQKFDYLENGQEENFSVSLAGRVMAKRVMGKIAFFTISDQDGQIQLYLEKRIINLNLEKQKLLSFEDIKEIVDIGDWIGVYGTIKKTNKGELSIKVEKWEMLSKSLQPLPDKWHGLTDIEKRYRQRYLDLIVNPHSKNVFKTRAKCISFIRKWLDNRNFLEIETPILQSEAGGAEARPFITHHNTLDIPLYLRIATELHLKRMVVGGFEKVYELGRIFRNEGISTRHNPEFTSVEIYEAYSDYVDMMNLTEELIKDILADACGSLTINYQNKEIDFSKPWLRISMKDIVKKYTGIDFHSFNGDFLAAKKAVKNINVDFSNKVNTIGRLLNEVFEQKVESKLIEPTFVIDYPVEISPLARPHFDNKEIVQRFELFIVGRELANAFSELIDPVDQRERMQLQQSLRDKGDLEAHCIDEDFLNALEIGMPPTGGLGIGIDRLIMLITNSASIRDVIPFPLLKPEISSKKSEKLPLNEVK
- the rpaB gene encoding response regulator transcription factor RpaB, producing the protein MSKARILVVDDEPAVLKVLVTRLQLAGYQVYSATNGEEAIESFHRDSPDLIVLDVMLPKMDGFAVCRRIRAESVVPIIFLTALEAISERVAGLDLGADDYLSKPFSPKELEARIATILRRMGPSISVTETKEVPSGKGVMKFGSLVVDTNRRQVSRAGDRISLTYTEFSLLELLFDEPGKVVPRAEILEQLWGYPPRRAADLRVVDVYVARLRGKLEPDPRNPELILTVRGIGYASQRVGETATSLAS
- the mreC gene encoding rod shape-determining protein MreC, whose amino-acid sequence is MFDIRRVSSSRWWHQKKSWIFFGIFLFLVFVRISKGSLYKDFFYFISKPFWPSQSQKEVILKSIDQESLIKLNLIKKDNIRLRKILSLQESSNNENISAAVISRKTGGWWRQITLNKGSKDGVEIGNIVTGPGGLLGRVNNTSLFTSSVILLTSPESKLGVWVDRSQTNGLLVGSGDDHPSLILYSKDADIKVGDYVSSSPASSLLPPNIPIGIVQSIDKTLQSKKTAKISLLAKPNIIDWVQILRKNI